A stretch of Paraburkholderia phenazinium DNA encodes these proteins:
- a CDS encoding SDR family NAD(P)-dependent oxidoreductase, with protein MKQLEGKKALVVAGANGIARACVERFALAGAEVCFSDINENSGEALANELQRQGFKATFFPSDAGDAKQVRALVQSSIDTMGVVDILLNSAGVATPQDLLEITEEVFDRTLNINLKSAFIASQEVARHLLSRESPGVIINMSSVNSVMTIPSLLAYNVSKGGINQLTRNMAVTLASHGIRVNAIGPGTIETELVRNTVLSSPDAAAKIMSRTPMGRLGKPEEIASIALFLASNESSYITGQVIFADGGRMGLNYTC; from the coding sequence ATGAAACAGCTCGAAGGCAAGAAGGCACTCGTAGTTGCAGGTGCGAATGGCATCGCGCGAGCGTGCGTAGAGCGATTTGCTTTGGCAGGCGCTGAAGTCTGCTTTTCAGATATCAACGAGAATTCTGGTGAGGCTCTCGCAAACGAATTGCAGCGACAAGGTTTCAAGGCGACGTTTTTCCCCTCCGATGCGGGTGATGCGAAGCAGGTGCGGGCCTTGGTGCAGTCGTCGATAGATACCATGGGCGTAGTTGACATCTTGCTCAACAGCGCAGGGGTAGCAACACCGCAGGATCTGCTCGAAATCACCGAAGAGGTATTCGACCGCACCCTGAACATCAATCTCAAATCGGCGTTCATCGCGAGTCAGGAAGTGGCGCGCCACCTGCTTTCAAGAGAAAGCCCTGGTGTCATCATCAATATGTCATCAGTCAATTCCGTGATGACGATTCCTTCGTTACTTGCTTATAACGTTTCGAAGGGCGGAATTAACCAGTTGACCAGAAATATGGCGGTTACGCTCGCGTCTCACGGCATCCGCGTGAATGCGATTGGCCCTGGCACGATTGAAACTGAGCTGGTGCGAAACACGGTGCTGTCGTCCCCGGACGCCGCGGCAAAAATCATGTCTCGCACACCGATGGGCCGCCTTGGCAAGCCAGAGGAAATTGCATCTATTGCTCTATTTCTTGCGAGCAATGAGTCTTCGTACATTACAGGGCAAGTCATCTTTGCAGACGGTGGCCGAATGGGCCTCAACTATACCTGCTGA